Proteins co-encoded in one Campylobacter concisus genomic window:
- the era gene encoding GTPase Era, which produces MKSGFVSIIGRTNAGKSSFLNALLNEKIAIVSHKQNATRRKINGIVMNSEDQIIFTDTPGLHESNKAINQLLISQAIKSMGDCDLIVFLAPIHDDTSDYEKFLALNPEKPHILVLTKADESSNAKVLEKITQYQKFQDKFTALLTFSTKQPTYKKPLLDEICKLLPEHEYFYDPEFLTPTNEKEIFREFILEAIYENLSDEIPYLSDAIIKSVKEKTGITEIYASIITEREIHKSMIIGKNGETIKRIGIFARKLIQNLTGSKVFLKLDVIVKKGWSKEEKSLNKIIGY; this is translated from the coding sequence TTGAAATCAGGCTTTGTTAGCATCATAGGACGCACAAATGCTGGCAAAAGCTCATTTTTAAATGCGCTACTAAACGAAAAGATTGCCATCGTTTCACACAAGCAAAATGCAACTCGCAGAAAGATAAATGGCATCGTGATGAATAGTGAAGATCAGATCATCTTCACCGACACGCCAGGACTTCATGAGAGCAACAAGGCAATAAATCAACTGCTAATTAGCCAAGCTATAAAATCGATGGGAGACTGCGATCTCATCGTATTTTTAGCACCTATCCATGATGATACAAGTGACTATGAAAAATTTCTAGCTCTAAATCCTGAAAAACCACATATCTTAGTGCTAACAAAAGCCGATGAGAGCTCAAATGCTAAAGTCTTAGAAAAAATTACCCAGTACCAGAAATTTCAAGATAAATTTACAGCTCTGCTTACTTTTAGCACCAAGCAGCCTACCTATAAAAAGCCGCTTCTTGATGAAATTTGCAAGCTTTTGCCAGAGCATGAATATTTTTACGATCCAGAATTTCTCACGCCGACAAATGAAAAAGAAATTTTTAGAGAATTTATACTTGAAGCGATCTATGAAAATTTAAGTGATGAGATCCCATATCTTAGCGATGCGATCATAAAAAGCGTAAAAGAAAAAACAGGCATAACTGAAATTTATGCGAGCATCATCACTGAGCGCGAAATTCACAAAAGTATGATCATCGGTAAGAATGGTGAAACGATAAAACGAATAGGAATTTTTGCAAGAAAGTTAATACAAAATTTAACCGGATCAAAGGTCTTTTTGAAACTCGATGTAATCGTTAAAAAAGGCTGGAGTAAAGAAGAAAAGAGCCTTAATAAAATAATTGGATATTGA
- a CDS encoding C4-dicarboxylate ABC transporter, with protein MLKLRKINDNPIVTLDPYEYEGFRFSNSNVDTLSLSKNILKRDFFISYIEYKDIITATINISRTIDDEDIENNISIKIYEELSLDPAIDYKIVYFESNVEKEDRIFNVFIATNETINKIFKNISKRVPFIDYVVVEPLLYSAIYKKGLLPSTQSDCFLTFRADEAFISIYVNGEYLTSRGLRYTLNYLKDKFIEQSGERVSLESFLDILKTRGLLDSNEEGFSYDLNTVFEDYIFYVNDTINVVNRIYSINIKNIYIDCDYKIERLEKFINTKLGTNATKLNTSTVINSKNLAISERYNMMALYANFYKKEAFNADFNFSNLLRPDPFTKRKSGKFILTCAAAFCLSMSYPLYNYIAGSILEADSQRLSDELDVLNAQAAQIRNTLEILKKEQNDIKGLTDKEEEKLNFRKGLLQEIENKKDHYVMKGLNLFEITDMINNNSVFITNIKNNDKNLTVTVVSDNEKRITQLIKDISKMPKYSVNTKKIKEDKQNNEYESNISIEIRQ; from the coding sequence ATGTTAAAGCTTAGAAAAATTAACGATAATCCAATCGTTACACTAGATCCTTATGAATATGAAGGTTTTAGATTTTCTAATAGCAATGTCGATACACTAAGTCTTTCAAAGAATATTTTAAAGCGAGACTTTTTTATATCTTATATCGAGTACAAAGATATAATAACAGCTACCATAAATATCTCAAGAACAATAGATGATGAGGATATTGAAAATAATATCTCGATCAAAATTTACGAAGAGCTCTCTCTTGATCCTGCGATTGACTATAAAATAGTTTATTTTGAAAGCAATGTTGAAAAAGAAGATAGAATTTTTAATGTTTTTATTGCTACAAACGAAACTATAAATAAAATTTTTAAAAATATTTCTAAAAGAGTACCTTTTATAGATTATGTCGTTGTAGAGCCACTCTTATATAGTGCTATATATAAAAAAGGCTTGCTTCCTAGCACTCAGAGTGATTGTTTTTTGACATTTAGGGCCGATGAAGCATTTATAAGCATTTATGTAAATGGAGAATACCTTACATCAAGAGGTTTAAGATACACACTAAATTATCTAAAAGATAAATTTATAGAGCAAAGTGGCGAAAGAGTAAGTCTAGAAAGCTTTTTGGATATACTAAAGACAAGAGGGCTTTTAGATAGCAATGAAGAAGGCTTTAGCTACGATCTAAATACTGTTTTTGAGGACTATATATTTTACGTAAATGACACGATAAATGTTGTCAATAGAATCTATAGCATAAATATAAAAAATATCTATATTGACTGCGACTATAAAATAGAGCGTTTAGAAAAATTTATCAATACAAAGCTTGGCACAAATGCTACGAAATTAAATACAAGCACTGTAATAAATTCTAAAAATTTAGCTATCAGCGAACGATATAACATGATGGCTTTATATGCAAATTTTTACAAAAAAGAGGCCTTTAATGCCGATTTTAACTTCTCAAATTTACTTAGGCCTGATCCGTTCACAAAGAGAAAAAGCGGTAAATTTATACTGACATGTGCCGCTGCTTTTTGCCTAAGCATGTCCTATCCTCTTTATAATTATATAGCTGGCAGTATTTTAGAGGCAGATTCGCAAAGACTAAGCGATGAGCTTGATGTTCTTAATGCACAAGCAGCACAAATAAGAAATACTCTTGAAATACTAAAAAAAGAGCAAAATGATATAAAAGGATTAACTGATAAAGAGGAAGAGAAGTTAAATTTTAGAAAAGGATTGCTTCAAGAAATTGAAAACAAAAAAGATCACTACGTAATGAAAGGTTTAAATCTTTTTGAAATTACCGATATGATAAATAACAATAGCGTTTTTATAACAAATATTAAAAATAACGATAAAAATTTAACTGTAACGGTTGTTAGCGATAATGAAAAAAGGATTACGCAGCTAATAAAAGATATCAGCAAGATGCCTAAATATTCAGTAAATACAAAAAAAATTAAAGAAGATAAGCAAAATAACGAGTATGAAAGTAATATAAGTATAGAGATTAGACAATGA
- a CDS encoding pilus assembly protein PilO produces the protein MRQDVLSKIDKYFDAKKQSETNIIFLGSALIIIYIVYMLCFDPSQDFYDERFNSHTKISNDLSRTRDYLRSTSSPSGDKNFKINEESKILETLKGKYSSVLKFNAHFDSKLKELSFLLFNDQNWANFLDNIVSLAKQNNIKILELKSDIKEPNFQKIEQILNIDLTFLGGFKDMLSYINGLEESKLVVDLHKMDVNSTQKEFGAKISISVWGMKY, from the coding sequence ATGAGACAAGACGTTTTAAGTAAAATAGATAAGTATTTTGACGCAAAAAAACAAAGCGAAACAAATATAATTTTTTTGGGTTCAGCTTTAATTATTATTTATATTGTTTATATGCTTTGCTTTGATCCGTCGCAAGATTTTTATGATGAAAGATTTAATTCGCATACTAAAATTAGCAATGATCTTTCAAGAACAAGAGATTATTTAAGATCGACCAGCTCACCTAGCGGGGATAAAAATTTTAAAATAAATGAAGAGTCCAAAATACTTGAAACGCTTAAAGGCAAATACTCTAGTGTTTTAAAATTTAATGCTCATTTTGATTCAAAGCTAAAAGAACTATCGTTTTTATTATTTAACGATCAAAATTGGGCAAATTTTTTAGACAACATCGTATCTTTAGCAAAGCAAAATAATATAAAAATTTTAGAATTAAAAAGCGATATAAAAGAGCCAAATTTCCAAAAGATTGAGCAAATTTTAAATATTGACTTGACATTTTTGGGAGGTTTTAAAGATATGCTTTCATATATAAATGGCCTTGAAGAATCAAAGCTAGTAGTTGATCTTCATAAAATGGATGTAAATTCTACCCAAAAAGAGTTTGGCGCTAAGATCTCGATATCTGTTTGGGGGATGAAATACTAA